A stretch of Raphanus sativus cultivar WK10039 unplaced genomic scaffold, ASM80110v3 Scaffold0798, whole genome shotgun sequence DNA encodes these proteins:
- the LOC108806235 gene encoding uncharacterized protein LOC108806235 isoform X2, with protein sequence MGRSNESTRGAKYNHYQSNTETSLKQEVDQLETRLQDQFKVRCALEKALGYRTASSYMLTETNYIPIPKQATDLIKEIAVLEMEVIHLEHYLLSLYRKAFDQPNSENKKPKSLSSVTTPTRPLDFCEEPSTTDQPTNPLLDDDGKNRMDPCFHRSHSQRSAFESKKASPEYSWSEAIRSSHSQPLYGKNGENLISLAEHLGTRISDHVPETPNKLSEGMVKCMSEIYCKLTESPSVLNHRLSSSPNSSLSSSEFSPSGLGNSSSFDNSFHVEGEKDFSRPYSNMVEVLCIYRDSKKASEVEDLLQNFKSLISRLEEVDPNKLKDEEKLAFWINVHNALVMHAYLAYGIPQNSVKRVLLLLKAAYNVGGHAVSAEAIQSSILGCKMSHPGQWLRLLFASKKFKAEGDKRLAYAIDHPEPLLHFALTSGSHSDPPVRVYTSRRIQQELETSKEEYIRMNFSIRNQKVQLPKLVETFAKESGLCPAGVTEMVNRSIPESSTQCLWRCQAGSKSRKAIDWISHSFTFRYLILREIAK encoded by the exons ATGGGTCGTTCAAATGAATCAACTAGAGGAGCTAAGTACAATCATTATCAATCAAACACCGAAACTTCTCTGAAGCAGGAG GTTGATCAGCTGGAGACAAGATTGCAAGATCAGTTTAAGGTTCGTTGTGCATTAGAGAAGGCGTTAGGTTATAGAACAGCTTCTTCTTACATGCTGACTGAAACAAACTACATTCCCATTCCCAAG CAAGCTACTGACTTGATCAAAGAAATTGCGGTTCTTGAGATGGAAGTTATACATTTGGAGCACTATCTTCTTTCATTGTATCGAAAAGCCTTTGACCAGCCAAATTCAGAGAACAAGAAGCCAAAGTCTCTTTCTTCTGTTACAACCCCTACAAGGCCTCTAGACTTTTGTGAAGAACCATCTACAACAGATCAGCCTACCAATCCTCTTCTTGATGATGATGGCAAAAACAGAATGGACCCCTGTTTTCACCGTAGCCACTCCCAGCGTTCAGCATTTGAGAGTAAGAAAGCATCTCCAGAATATTCTTGGAGTGAAGCCATCCGCTCTAGCCACTCCCAACCGCTGTATGGGAAGAATGGAGAAAATCTAATAAGTCTAGCTGAACATCTAGGCACCCGAATCTCGGATCATGTTCCAGAGACACCAAACAAGTTGTCTGAAGGAATGGTCAAGTGTATGTCAGAAATATACTGCAAGCTGACAGAGTCACCTTCTGTACTAAATCACAGACTTTCATCATCTCCAAACTCGTCCTTATCATCAAGTGAATTTTCTCCCTCTGGATTGGGAAACAGCTCCTCTTTCGATAACTCGTTCCACGTAGAAGGAGAGAAGGACTTCAGTAGACCATACAGCAACATGGTTGAAGTGCTTTGCATTTACAGAGACTCCAAAAAGGCCAGTGAGGTCGAAgatctactgcaaaactttaA GTCGCTTATCAGTAGATTGGAGGAAGTCGATCCAAATAAGTTGAAAGATGAGGAGAAGCTGGCCTTCTGGATAAATGTGCACAATGCACTTGTGATGCAT GCCTATTTAGCTTATGGGATTCCACAGAACAGTGTGAAGAGAGTGCTACTGCTACTCAAG GCTGCATATAACGTTGGTGGACACGCAGTTAGCGCGGAAGCAATACAAAGCTCAATTCTTGGATGCAAAATGTCTCATCCTGGACAG TGGCTTAGACTGCTATTTGCTTCAAAGAAATTCAAAGCAGAAGGAGATAAAAGATTAGCTTACGCAATCGACCATCCTGAACCTCTCCTACATTTTGCACTTACTTCAGGCAGCCACTCGGACCCCCcg GTTCGTGTATATACATCGAGAAGAATCCAGCAGGAGTTAGAAACATCGAAAGAAGAGTATATAAGAATGAACTTCAGCATACGCAACCAGAAAGTCCAGCTACCAAAACTTGTGGAAACCTTTGCAAAAGAGTCCGGTTTATGTCCTGCAGGTGTCACGGAGATGGTTAACCGGAGTATACCGGAATCTTCAACACAATGCCTTTGGAGATGTCAAGCTGGTAGTAAATCACGCAAGGCCATTGATTGGATCTCTCACAGCTTTACTTTCAGATATCTTATTcttagagaaattgccaaatGA
- the LOC130503101 gene encoding oxygen-evolving enhancer protein 1-1, chloroplastic-like — MAASFQSAATFLQSAKISNAPCRGSGHLRSTQTVGKSFGLETSSARLTCSFQSDFKDFAGKCSDAVKIAGFALATSALVVSGASAEGAPKRLTYDEIQSKTYMEVKGTGTANQCPTIDGGSETFSFKPGKYAGKKFCFEPTSFTVKAESVSKNAPPDFQNTKLMTRLTYTLDEIEGPFEVSSDGSVNFKEEDGIDYAAVTVQLPGGERVPFLFTVKQLDASGKPDNFTGKFLVPSYRGSSFLDPKGRGGSTGYDNAVALPAGGRGDEEELSKENVKNTAASVGEITLKVTKSKPETGEVIGVFESLQPSDTDLGAKVPKDVKIQGVWYGQLE, encoded by the exons ATGGCAGCCTCTTTCCAATCCGCCGCCACGTTCCTCCAGTCCGCTAAAATCTCCAACGCTCCTTGTCGCGGCAGTGGTCACCTCCGGTCGACTCAGACAGTCGGCAAATCATTCGGGCTAGAAACATCCTCTGCTCGCCTCACATGTTCCTTCCAATCTGACTTCAAGGACTTCGCCGGTAAATGCTCCGACGCTGTCAAAATCGCTGGATTCGCTCTCGCAACCTCTGCTCTCGTCGTCTCG GGAGCAAGTGCAGAGGGAGCTCCGAAGAGACTGACTTACGACGAGATTCAAAGCAAGACTTACATGGAAGTTAAGGGAACTGGAACTGCCAACCAGTGCCCAACTATTGACGGTGGCTCTGAGACTTTCTCCTTCAAGCCTGGTAAGTACGCTGGCAAGAAGTTCTGCTTCGAGCCTACTTCCTTCACCGTCAAGGCTGAGAGTGTTAGCAAGAATGCTCCTCCCGATTTCCAGAACACCAAGCTCATGACCCGTCTCACTTACACCCTTGACGAAATCGAAGGCCCCTTCGAG GTTTCTTCTGACGGAAGCGTCAACTTCAAGGAAGAAGACGGCATCGACTACGCTGCAGTCACTGTCCAGCTTCCAGGAGGCGAGCGTGTGCCCTTCCTCTTCACAGTCAAGCAGCTTGACGCCTCTGGCAAACCAGACAACTTCACTGGCAAATTCTTAGTCCCTTCATACCGTGGCTCCTCCTTCTTGGACCCAAAGGGCCGTGGTGGATCCACAGGATATGACAACGCCGTTGCATTGCCAGCTGGAGGCAGAGGAGACGAAGAGGAGCTTTCAAAGGAGAACGTGAAGAACACGGCAGCTTCAGTGGGAGAGATCACTCTCAAAGTGACAAAGAGCAAACCAGAGACTGGAGAAGTGATCGGAGTGTTCGAGAGTCTTCAGCCCTCGGATACTGACCTAGGTGCCAAGGTACCAAAGGATGTGAAGATCCAAGGGGTGTGGTATGGTCAACTTGAGTGA
- the LOC108806237 gene encoding uncharacterized protein LOC108806237 encodes MGACVSRECMRGDTAKLILLDGTLQEFSYPVKVWQILQKNPTSFVCNSDEMDIDDTVSAVFGNEELRLGQLYFVLPLTWLSHPLRAEQMAALAVKASSALTKSGGVSCDDSIWEIDSRSKKVAGVKTNGGGKGGKRRFTANLSTIAE; translated from the coding sequence atgggtGCATGCGTTTCACGTGAATGTATGAGGGGAGACACGGCTAAGCTAATATTGTTGGACGGGACATTACAAGAGTTCTCATATCCGGTCAAAGTTTGGCAGATCTTGCAGAAAAACCCGACGAGTTTCGTATGTAACTCAGACGAAATGGACATCGACGATACAGTTTCAGCAGTATTCGGCAACGAGGAACTCCGATTGGGGCAACTTTACTTCGTTTTGCCGCTGACGTGGCTCAGTCATCCGCTAAGGGCGGAGCAAATGGCGGCGCTGGCTGTTAAAGCAAGCTCCGCATTGACCAAGAGCGGCGGAGTCAGTTGCGATGACTCCATTTGGGAAATAGATTCCCGATCAAAAAAAGTCGCCGGAGTGAAGACAAATGGCGGTGGCAAAGGTGGGAAGAGGAGATTTACTGCGAATTTGAGCACCATCGCGGAGTAG
- the LOC108806235 gene encoding uncharacterized protein LOC108806235 isoform X1 translates to MLDLRMIQSHKRSKSFPEKKRDQPSSNISFEASQRIKLDMGRSNESTRGAKYNHYQSNTETSLKQEVDQLETRLQDQFKVRCALEKALGYRTASSYMLTETNYIPIPKQATDLIKEIAVLEMEVIHLEHYLLSLYRKAFDQPNSENKKPKSLSSVTTPTRPLDFCEEPSTTDQPTNPLLDDDGKNRMDPCFHRSHSQRSAFESKKASPEYSWSEAIRSSHSQPLYGKNGENLISLAEHLGTRISDHVPETPNKLSEGMVKCMSEIYCKLTESPSVLNHRLSSSPNSSLSSSEFSPSGLGNSSSFDNSFHVEGEKDFSRPYSNMVEVLCIYRDSKKASEVEDLLQNFKSLISRLEEVDPNKLKDEEKLAFWINVHNALVMHAYLAYGIPQNSVKRVLLLLKAAYNVGGHAVSAEAIQSSILGCKMSHPGQWLRLLFASKKFKAEGDKRLAYAIDHPEPLLHFALTSGSHSDPPVRVYTSRRIQQELETSKEEYIRMNFSIRNQKVQLPKLVETFAKESGLCPAGVTEMVNRSIPESSTQCLWRCQAGSKSRKAIDWISHSFTFRYLILREIAK, encoded by the exons ATGTTGGATTTGAGGATGATCCAAAGCCACAAGCGTTCAAAAAG CTTtccagaaaagaaaagagaccaACCTTCTTCCAATATTTCTTTTGAAGCCTCTCAACGCATCAAGCTA GATATGGGTCGTTCAAATGAATCAACTAGAGGAGCTAAGTACAATCATTATCAATCAAACACCGAAACTTCTCTGAAGCAGGAG GTTGATCAGCTGGAGACAAGATTGCAAGATCAGTTTAAGGTTCGTTGTGCATTAGAGAAGGCGTTAGGTTATAGAACAGCTTCTTCTTACATGCTGACTGAAACAAACTACATTCCCATTCCCAAG CAAGCTACTGACTTGATCAAAGAAATTGCGGTTCTTGAGATGGAAGTTATACATTTGGAGCACTATCTTCTTTCATTGTATCGAAAAGCCTTTGACCAGCCAAATTCAGAGAACAAGAAGCCAAAGTCTCTTTCTTCTGTTACAACCCCTACAAGGCCTCTAGACTTTTGTGAAGAACCATCTACAACAGATCAGCCTACCAATCCTCTTCTTGATGATGATGGCAAAAACAGAATGGACCCCTGTTTTCACCGTAGCCACTCCCAGCGTTCAGCATTTGAGAGTAAGAAAGCATCTCCAGAATATTCTTGGAGTGAAGCCATCCGCTCTAGCCACTCCCAACCGCTGTATGGGAAGAATGGAGAAAATCTAATAAGTCTAGCTGAACATCTAGGCACCCGAATCTCGGATCATGTTCCAGAGACACCAAACAAGTTGTCTGAAGGAATGGTCAAGTGTATGTCAGAAATATACTGCAAGCTGACAGAGTCACCTTCTGTACTAAATCACAGACTTTCATCATCTCCAAACTCGTCCTTATCATCAAGTGAATTTTCTCCCTCTGGATTGGGAAACAGCTCCTCTTTCGATAACTCGTTCCACGTAGAAGGAGAGAAGGACTTCAGTAGACCATACAGCAACATGGTTGAAGTGCTTTGCATTTACAGAGACTCCAAAAAGGCCAGTGAGGTCGAAgatctactgcaaaactttaA GTCGCTTATCAGTAGATTGGAGGAAGTCGATCCAAATAAGTTGAAAGATGAGGAGAAGCTGGCCTTCTGGATAAATGTGCACAATGCACTTGTGATGCAT GCCTATTTAGCTTATGGGATTCCACAGAACAGTGTGAAGAGAGTGCTACTGCTACTCAAG GCTGCATATAACGTTGGTGGACACGCAGTTAGCGCGGAAGCAATACAAAGCTCAATTCTTGGATGCAAAATGTCTCATCCTGGACAG TGGCTTAGACTGCTATTTGCTTCAAAGAAATTCAAAGCAGAAGGAGATAAAAGATTAGCTTACGCAATCGACCATCCTGAACCTCTCCTACATTTTGCACTTACTTCAGGCAGCCACTCGGACCCCCcg GTTCGTGTATATACATCGAGAAGAATCCAGCAGGAGTTAGAAACATCGAAAGAAGAGTATATAAGAATGAACTTCAGCATACGCAACCAGAAAGTCCAGCTACCAAAACTTGTGGAAACCTTTGCAAAAGAGTCCGGTTTATGTCCTGCAGGTGTCACGGAGATGGTTAACCGGAGTATACCGGAATCTTCAACACAATGCCTTTGGAGATGTCAAGCTGGTAGTAAATCACGCAAGGCCATTGATTGGATCTCTCACAGCTTTACTTTCAGATATCTTATTcttagagaaattgccaaatGA